Proteins from a genomic interval of Desulfofustis limnaeus:
- a CDS encoding HAD family hydrolase — protein sequence MAIEALIFDMDGTLVDSEPQHHQAWEQTLIDHGVASFSWEKFTAYIGTSNEKVAADFIESAALDLEVAELVRRKQQRYLRLIPQIHLLPGVAELLNRFAGNCRLAVASSSHLLELERILAVHGLGQIFAVVLGGDMVARKKPYPDIYLEASRRLGVAPHRCTAFEDSAAGVLAAKRAGMTVVAVPNSWSQGHDFSPADLVIARIDQVDAGVLGELIAPCAPASAPR from the coding sequence ATGGCCATAGAAGCGCTGATCTTCGATATGGACGGCACCCTGGTCGACTCGGAGCCCCAGCACCACCAGGCCTGGGAGCAGACCTTGATCGACCATGGCGTTGCTTCGTTCAGCTGGGAGAAGTTTACCGCGTATATCGGCACCAGTAACGAAAAGGTGGCTGCCGATTTTATCGAGTCCGCCGCTCTGGATCTCGAGGTGGCCGAACTGGTTCGCCGTAAACAGCAGCGCTATCTGCGCTTGATTCCGCAGATTCACCTGCTGCCGGGGGTGGCCGAACTGTTGAACCGCTTTGCCGGCAACTGCCGGCTGGCGGTCGCCTCCTCTTCACATCTGCTGGAACTCGAGCGGATCCTTGCGGTCCACGGCCTCGGACAGATTTTCGCCGTGGTCCTGGGTGGGGACATGGTGGCGCGGAAAAAGCCCTATCCGGACATCTATCTGGAGGCGTCCCGGCGGCTGGGGGTGGCGCCGCACCGGTGCACTGCCTTCGAGGACTCGGCTGCCGGCGTCCTGGCGGCGAAGCGCGCCGGCATGACCGTGGTGGCCGTTCCCAACAGCTGGTCGCAGGGGCATGATTTTTCCCCGGCCGACCTGGTGATCGCACGGATCGACCAGGTCGATGCGGGGGTGTTGGGTGAACTCATCGCTCCGTGTGCACCTGCTTCCGCTCCTCGTTGA